The following proteins are co-located in the Meriones unguiculatus strain TT.TT164.6M chromosome 4, Bangor_MerUng_6.1, whole genome shotgun sequence genome:
- the Fam216a gene encoding protein FAM216A isoform X1: MPSRWPGAAEPPALACTEGGDGSAGHSYHQNSKGPGEQHKADRIKEGNRVYSHIAKLQELWRTTQLQTVHIPKSVTDASFLKHPELTSGQRRHLCSVAKICNSSYLRTLMKRQYMHLFHNVSQKPGVLTHHRSHISSRYSQKQTSPCTTWRHHLERGESLSIAAATPEMIIHSLWRPLRHKEGLKIGYASKTKCKSLKIFRRPGRLFLLPVSSNDYQPGTNEETKEDDLLNKCMQSMSIQEQDTSHLNLTV; encoded by the exons ATCAGCTGGACATTCTTATCACCAGAATTCCAAAGGCCCTGGTGAGCAGCATAAAGCAG ATAGAATCAAAGAGGGAAATAGAGTGTACTCACACATTGCCAAGCTGCAGGAGTTATGGAGAACCACTCAACTCCAAACAGTTCATATCCCTAAATCAGTGACAGATGCATCTTTTCTAAAG CACCCAGAACTTACCTCAGGCCAGAGGCGCCACCTGTGCAGCGTTGCTaagatctgtaactccagctatctgAGGACCTTAATGAAGAGGCAGTACATGCATTTGTTTCATAATGTTTCACAAAAGCCAG GTGTCCTCACTCATCACAGAAGCCATATCAGCTCTCGCTACTCACAGAAACAGACCTCCCCCTGCACTACATGGCGACATCATCTGGAGAGAGGAGAGTCTTTGAGCATTGCAGCTGCAACACCTGAAATGATCATACATTCCCTTTGGCGACCACTGAGACACAAAGAAGG GTTAAAAATTGGatatgcatctaaaacaaaatgcAAGTCACTGAAGATTTTTAGAAGACCAGGCAGACTGTTCTTGCTACCAG TTTCTTCAAATGATTACCAACCAGGCACGaatgaagaaacaaaggaagatgatCTACTGAATAAATGCATGCAGTCCATGTCCATTCAAGAACAAGACACATCTCATCTCAACCTGACAGTCTAG
- the Fam216a gene encoding protein FAM216A isoform X4 — MPRSAGHSYHQNSKGPGEQHKADRIKEGNRVYSHIAKLQELWRTTQLQTVHIPKSVTDASFLKHPELTSGQRRHLCSVAKICNSSYLRTLMKRQYMHLFHNVSQKPGVLTHHRSHISSRYSQKQTSPCTTWRHHLERGESLSIAAATPEMIIHSLWRPLRHKEGLKIGYASKTKCKSLKIFRRPGRLFLLPVSSNDYQPGTNEETKEDDLLNKCMQSMSIQEQDTSHLNLTV, encoded by the exons ATCAGCTGGACATTCTTATCACCAGAATTCCAAAGGCCCTGGTGAGCAGCATAAAGCAG ATAGAATCAAAGAGGGAAATAGAGTGTACTCACACATTGCCAAGCTGCAGGAGTTATGGAGAACCACTCAACTCCAAACAGTTCATATCCCTAAATCAGTGACAGATGCATCTTTTCTAAAG CACCCAGAACTTACCTCAGGCCAGAGGCGCCACCTGTGCAGCGTTGCTaagatctgtaactccagctatctgAGGACCTTAATGAAGAGGCAGTACATGCATTTGTTTCATAATGTTTCACAAAAGCCAG GTGTCCTCACTCATCACAGAAGCCATATCAGCTCTCGCTACTCACAGAAACAGACCTCCCCCTGCACTACATGGCGACATCATCTGGAGAGAGGAGAGTCTTTGAGCATTGCAGCTGCAACACCTGAAATGATCATACATTCCCTTTGGCGACCACTGAGACACAAAGAAGG GTTAAAAATTGGatatgcatctaaaacaaaatgcAAGTCACTGAAGATTTTTAGAAGACCAGGCAGACTGTTCTTGCTACCAG TTTCTTCAAATGATTACCAACCAGGCACGaatgaagaaacaaaggaagatgatCTACTGAATAAATGCATGCAGTCCATGTCCATTCAAGAACAAGACACATCTCATCTCAACCTGACAGTCTAG
- the Fam216a gene encoding protein FAM216A isoform X2 gives MGLWASETVDLDLFGGSAGHSYHQNSKGPGEQHKADRIKEGNRVYSHIAKLQELWRTTQLQTVHIPKSVTDASFLKHPELTSGQRRHLCSVAKICNSSYLRTLMKRQYMHLFHNVSQKPGVLTHHRSHISSRYSQKQTSPCTTWRHHLERGESLSIAAATPEMIIHSLWRPLRHKEGLKIGYASKTKCKSLKIFRRPGRLFLLPVSSNDYQPGTNEETKEDDLLNKCMQSMSIQEQDTSHLNLTV, from the exons ATCAGCTGGACATTCTTATCACCAGAATTCCAAAGGCCCTGGTGAGCAGCATAAAGCAG ATAGAATCAAAGAGGGAAATAGAGTGTACTCACACATTGCCAAGCTGCAGGAGTTATGGAGAACCACTCAACTCCAAACAGTTCATATCCCTAAATCAGTGACAGATGCATCTTTTCTAAAG CACCCAGAACTTACCTCAGGCCAGAGGCGCCACCTGTGCAGCGTTGCTaagatctgtaactccagctatctgAGGACCTTAATGAAGAGGCAGTACATGCATTTGTTTCATAATGTTTCACAAAAGCCAG GTGTCCTCACTCATCACAGAAGCCATATCAGCTCTCGCTACTCACAGAAACAGACCTCCCCCTGCACTACATGGCGACATCATCTGGAGAGAGGAGAGTCTTTGAGCATTGCAGCTGCAACACCTGAAATGATCATACATTCCCTTTGGCGACCACTGAGACACAAAGAAGG GTTAAAAATTGGatatgcatctaaaacaaaatgcAAGTCACTGAAGATTTTTAGAAGACCAGGCAGACTGTTCTTGCTACCAG TTTCTTCAAATGATTACCAACCAGGCACGaatgaagaaacaaaggaagatgatCTACTGAATAAATGCATGCAGTCCATGTCCATTCAAGAACAAGACACATCTCATCTCAACCTGACAGTCTAG
- the Fam216a gene encoding protein FAM216A isoform X3 translates to MVEGENGLGLFELFSDFVMIASKPSPLTPKDRIKEGNRVYSHIAKLQELWRTTQLQTVHIPKSVTDASFLKHPELTSGQRRHLCSVAKICNSSYLRTLMKRQYMHLFHNVSQKPGVLTHHRSHISSRYSQKQTSPCTTWRHHLERGESLSIAAATPEMIIHSLWRPLRHKEGLKIGYASKTKCKSLKIFRRPGRLFLLPVSSNDYQPGTNEETKEDDLLNKCMQSMSIQEQDTSHLNLTV, encoded by the exons atggtagaaggggagAACGGACTTGGCCTGTttgagttgttctctgacttcgtCATGATTGCCAGTAAGCCTTCTCCCCTGACTCCCAAAG ATAGAATCAAAGAGGGAAATAGAGTGTACTCACACATTGCCAAGCTGCAGGAGTTATGGAGAACCACTCAACTCCAAACAGTTCATATCCCTAAATCAGTGACAGATGCATCTTTTCTAAAG CACCCAGAACTTACCTCAGGCCAGAGGCGCCACCTGTGCAGCGTTGCTaagatctgtaactccagctatctgAGGACCTTAATGAAGAGGCAGTACATGCATTTGTTTCATAATGTTTCACAAAAGCCAG GTGTCCTCACTCATCACAGAAGCCATATCAGCTCTCGCTACTCACAGAAACAGACCTCCCCCTGCACTACATGGCGACATCATCTGGAGAGAGGAGAGTCTTTGAGCATTGCAGCTGCAACACCTGAAATGATCATACATTCCCTTTGGCGACCACTGAGACACAAAGAAGG GTTAAAAATTGGatatgcatctaaaacaaaatgcAAGTCACTGAAGATTTTTAGAAGACCAGGCAGACTGTTCTTGCTACCAG TTTCTTCAAATGATTACCAACCAGGCACGaatgaagaaacaaaggaagatgatCTACTGAATAAATGCATGCAGTCCATGTCCATTCAAGAACAAGACACATCTCATCTCAACCTGACAGTCTAG